tatttatttatatgagtCTTTCACATAGCTGTGGATGAATTTTGACTTTCCTTTAAGTCCTGCCACAGCAATTCAATCAGGTTGAGCTCTAAACTTGGACTGCTCCACTAAAACACCAtgaatttttctctttttcagccattctgttacAACTTTGCAGGCATGCTTCTCGCCAAGAGACGAGATGTAGCTCGTTTGGTGCAGTTTCTCGTTGCAGAGCGTTGCACAGGCTGACCTCGGCATGAATTTTCTGGGCCGTCCACTCCTGGTGGTTATCCACTTGTGATTAAAACCCTCTCAAACTAAGATGATGGACTTCAGATAGTTTTGAAATGGCCTTATGACCCTTTCCACATTGATGGGCAGCAACAGTTGCTTCTCTAAGATCAGTGCTAATGTGTTTTCTTCTTGGCACTGTGTTAATATGCATCTAAATGCTCCAAACCAGCAAACTACCATAACTTCTTTTATTGGGTTGCTTACGATTGCTTGTTAATCAGCTAgatttgattagcagcagctGGCAGCTGGCTTAACCCTCTTAATTCATGAAAGCAGTAAAGGCGTACTTCGTCTTCACAGTCTGTATCTGCAATTTGGCTTCagctttgttaaaaaaaaaatgctgtaattcattTGAAGTCcaacctttatttttttgttgttttacatgTTCTGatacataaaaccttagaactgAAAGAGACTCTTTTTACCATGACTGTAAAGAGAACTATAGGTCTCATGGAATACTTGTATACTGTGGTCAGTATGAGCCAAATGAACTACATCATCTTACCAGGCCACACTGCTCCTTTTTGCAGCAGGTTTCTCCCTGTTCTCACTGCAGCACACTGAGATCTTCTGGTCTGACATGTGGATAAAGGCAGTGCTTGACTGACCAGTGAATTCAAGCAAACATCACTGTAGTTCCTGCTGAATGATCCCAGTCTTACATTTCCATGTGGCACAGAGTGTCCCGTTGGACAGAACTCTGCAGGTCTGCTATAATAGCTGAGGGTTCTTGTCCCACCAAGTCTTGAGGAAAAAGGACCAAGAGAGTTTAAAAACCGCTTTGGATGAAAGTTCGCACAGCCGGCCAGCAGCAACTTGTGCATTTTGAGCTCCACACCAATGCAACACACAGCCTTTACGCAGACTGCCATACTGGCGCTGGAGAGCTGATGTTCACCACAGGGAAGGGATTATAACAGGCACAGCAGCAGGGacgggaggaggaggaaattAAGACACGCTTTAACTTCCATAAGCAAAGAAAGCTGCCAAGCACCAAGTGTTTACAATCCTCTCATTAGTGGTCCCTCGGTGCCCTCCAGATGTTTGCCAAGCTATATGTGAGACGAGACAGTCCTGACCCACAGGTACACCAAGAGTGAAAACTCCCGTTACATACGTTACAGTAACTTCACAGTACATACAAGTATCTGTCACGCGCACATTGCCTCGCTTCCGCGACTTTTACCTGGTTTTATAACTTTCTTCAAGTTTGTCTCGCGGCTGTTTGTTATGCTAACTATCTTAGCTGCTGCTGTATAACAAACATGCTTCACTCACAACAGCCGAGAAGTTTTAACGTGACAGTAAACGCAGACACACGAGTATCACAGACAGGTCATCTGCCGACGCCTATAAAGTGTCCCGAGTCTACATGTGCGGCTGTGTTTCAGCCTGAAAACACAGCTCCCCGGCTTAACGTGATGAGCTCTGGACTCTGGACCATAATGCACCGCGGCGACAGCGCAGAGCGCCGAAGATCGTCTATGATTGAGGTAATCACTCCGACTGCGAATCTTAGCATCAAACACACCCGTGACTGTAGAAAAAGGtaactgaaacacacaaagaggATTAATAAATACTGAGACCATGAGCGAACCTTTTGCATAACATATGAAAGCCAGTATCCGCCAGGGAGAGACAAGTATGGGAAGTAAATAAAGGAACTACTGgagaattaaataaaatacataaaataacatGTCGACTTActctgtatgtttgtttttattttatatgcaaaAACATGCTAtggtatgtatttttttttttttaaattagctaAATGCtaatatattgtatttttaataaattattacattaaataaattctTATTATAATAAACTATTAAAAGGCGGTCACAAAAcgatttaaagtttattttttatttgaccGTTTTCTTATTTGAAGTATCCCATTAATGCTTCTGTTTCATGCATTGCCAACTGTAACAAAGGATTTCATGaacttttactttaaataaactatatttattatttcttaatTTGCCAGAATATAAAATTTATTTTTCCAATTCCCCATTTAAGCAACAACTGCTCTACGTGAAAAACTACCAGTAAGTTTTAGAACATTAATATAGAAACGTTATTAAATAGCCCAATCTTCTCTCGCACATAGAATAAAACTGATTGATTAACTGATTATTTCAGCTTGTTAAACAGTGGGTTATACACTTAATTGTTTCCTGACTGTGgactttctgttttcatttaaagTGATCTTACCCCTAACATATTAATTAGCTAAATGAAAAGGAGCTTTCGTATTCCCACcgtaatatttttatttctgtttcctTTGGAGAAATTGTTTCCATGTAATCTCCCGGCATAAATGGCGCTTCGGTCCGCAGTGAATAAAACTCTGATtgtaaaagcagaagaaaagatATTTTCTCGCTCTGCAGTGATTCTGCTTTTCGTGCATGTCTATAAtaatgttttaattaattatttttctccTTGTGGGCTCAGTGGTTAAAGCGGTGTGGGCGCAGCCGCGGAGGTTTTTGTCAGCATCAGCATCTTCTGCTGGATGCGGATAACCGGAAGATGGTGAATCAGAGAGGAAGCGTGGGGATTGTATTGTTACAGTTACGATCCCGAACCAGACCGcgtccattttttaaaaattaatttatttaaatgttcagTATTTTGCGGGTGAAACTCTGAGTCGATTGACTGCCATGTTCCCGTCTTGTTACTCCAAACCTGCGGACAGCGGCAGTAAGAGGAGCTCCATCGCTAAGCTGCTGCTCGGGGTGTTTGTGGTTTACATGCTCCACACCGCCTGGCTGTTGTACGGTTTCCTAAACACCAAATCCTGCGATGGAGGGGGAGAGCACTGCATTACCTCCTATCTGGCAGCCAGACCCAGACTACAGGTTAAAGCTTGTCTTATTCCAAATCTCTGAGATCCAGATCCATAGGCTTGATCATTTACACgagaataacagtaaaaaaaatctgtccatGTGCTGCTCAGCAAGAAGCCCTAATTGCTAAAGTGTACTGTCTACATGGTAATTAGAGAAAAATATGATACATTTTCATGTGGCATTTAggtttatgttgtttttgtgcacatCTACTTTAAAACTATGGGATTTTCAGTGGATAGACGTTTCCCCATAGCCTCTTCATGAAAATATTGATAGATCATTTTGTTTGCAGGTGTTTACTTTGTGAAATctgtaaaacagacacacatttgaAGCACAGTCAGGATTATCTCGTCGCTCCAGCATAGATTTCTGCAGCAGCATCCCTTTCATTTTGAAAGGAATCTCAAACTAAGATGGAAACCTTGTTTTTAACATCTCGTCTTCTCCTTTATTCAGATGAGTGTTTTTACCTGTCTCGTGCCAGACAACAGCCCCCTCGAGCTCGCTGTAAAAATAGACCCGTTCGACCCTCACTCGAGATTTGAGAGGTGGGTTTGACACGTTGTTAACTGCACAGGAGCAGACCAACAATctgaaaaattatttatttatttttttaacataatggTAGCAGCATCGCAGTTATTGCAACATAAATCTTTagtcatataaatatatagtcATCAAAAGACTTTACCAACCACTGATCATAGTGACAGTCTCAGTCACAATATTGGTAGTCACGGTATGCTGCAAGTACACAGTAATGATTAGTATATTTGATTGTTTGTGAAGGGCTAAAACATGCAGTTTTTATTTGTCATGCCTATCTCTCTCTCCACAGAAAGGTGCATGTCTCTCTGCCAGGAGAGACTCGGGCTAATGGCACCCTCTTTGCAGTTGTTTATGTGCACAAGGCTGGCGTTTCACCTTTGGAGGACAGCAGAGAGGTCCACTATGCAGTCCAACTCACCACCTACATCACCTCCTCACGCACCGACGTCCAGAAAGACAAGGAGAAGGTACATCATCACTCAGGACTGCTTCATATTTCACCCAGCATGTTGCCTTTACATATATTCTACATAATGTGGCCTTTTTATGGGGCCCAGCTGCATACACagtgcattatttatttatattttggggTTCACCCAGAACCCTGTATCCCACTGGAGACCCCACCTGTCACTCACTGTCATGTCAGAGGACTTCACCTTCACAAAGGCTGGGCTTCCCAGTGACGTGCGCCGCTACATGAGAGTGTAAGTCAGATGAAGCTTTGGAGGTCAAAGCCAGGTGAGCTGTCAGCGTGCTGCTGACTTCTGCTGttttgctgctgcagtggcACCGAAAGGCTGAGAGGAACAGATACTTCTGACAGAAAATCAAACACACTCTGGTGTTTTGTTGCAGGTGCTGTATTATTATTCAAAGGGCGCAATATATATTGAAAAACATCTAGAAGAAAGTCCGCTTTAGAAACAGTGTCTGGTGCAGTAAAAGTATCATCACAAAGGTACATAAATAAACAGGTGTGGCCCTTTGTCACTGCTCGCTAGCCAAACAATTCTTTAGACTTTAGTAGATATTCATTTAtattaattaaagaaaaataatgaaaattggAAAAAAGTTCTCTTATCTGTAAAAGATGATCCTCTAGATCTGGATCACAAGTTACAAACAGCCACTGGTAGACTCTGTAATCTCTCAGTAAGCTGGAATTTAAAGGCAAAGTAAACCTGTTAGACCTCTCAGTTGCTACCATAAAGGTGCCTCAGGGTAAGTTGTTTAAGTGTATGGATGTGTAAATGTGTTCACAAATTTCCTGCAAATTTCCCTGGGTGTAAACAAGGATCAGTTTGAATTAAACGACCTTCCTGCTTTTCCCTGCAGCTCTCAGGAAGGCAGACAGATGATGTACCTCCCTCTGCTGATGGTTAATGAGCTCAACTTCAGAGTCAGAGACCTCATGGTATAGGCAGCTTTTTCTAGTAAACTTTAACAGACACTtgcttattttgattttttattttggctGATTTAAAATTAGCATGTGCACATATCCGTTTATCCATTCACCGACAGGagatcagcagcagcactgtTCAGCTCCCTCTCACTGTGTCCTATGAGGGAATCTCTCTGAGAGGATTCAGGTTTTGGGTCCACCTACAGGACATGGTTTATTCCCTGCAGCAATTCGGTGAACTTTTTATATAACAGACATATGATTTAAGGCattaaaatgattcattaatCTTAATTATATCATTTAATTATATGTGGTAGCTTTTGTTTGTACTCAAATACAACCTAAATAATACCTCAGCTCCTCAAAAGGTTAAAAATGAGCTCATCTTTTGCTTCTTTGTGTCTCCAGgcttcacagaaaaaaacatcgaTGAAATTAAAGAAGCTCTGGTGGGATCCAACCTCTACCTGTTAGTGCTGACtgctctcatcacagctttgcAAGTAAGAGAGCGTATTAACACGGACTTTgtagaaataaatgtaatttcttttctaaatgctttatttcctttttttcaacaGCTGATCTGTGAGTTTCTGGCTCTTAAAAATGACATCAGctcatggaggaaaaagaagagcATGGCAGGGATGTCGAGGAAGACAGGTGACCATAATCATGTTAGGAAATAACCCATTTATGAGTGGCATCGATCAGCTCAGAAAATGCTGAATTCCTTCCTTCGTTTTCAGTTCTGTGGCGTAGTCTCGGTACTTTGCTGATTTTCCTCTATCTTCTGGAGGAGACCAGCCTGCTGGTGCTCCTTCCTGTCGGACTGGGAGCATGTGTGGAGGTAGTTATTAGTATATCTGGTGTTGCTCAGACAAATTAGAGTCAAATAAAGATCGAAACAGAGAGTTATAACCCAGTAATCTCTTATCCCGCCAGGTGTGGAAGGTGTTTACAGTATTTAAGATCCAGATACAGTGTAAAGGCAACAAGCTTCATGTGAGTATGGAGCACTTGCCCGTCTCTGTTCACAGCAGTGTGGGAGAATGCGTCATACGAGGCGTGATCTCTAAGTgatgtgtgttactgtgtaGGTTAATAAACTGGATGAAGAGGAGAGAA
The genomic region above belongs to Oreochromis niloticus isolate F11D_XX linkage group LG11, O_niloticus_UMD_NMBU, whole genome shotgun sequence and contains:
- the LOC100700217 gene encoding cleft lip and palate transmembrane protein 1-like protein isoform X1; this encodes MLHSQQPRSFNVTVNADTRVSQTGHLPTPIKCPESTCAAVFQPENTAPRLNVMSSGLWTIMHRGDSAERRRSSMIEMSVFTCLVPDNSPLELAVKIDPFDPHSRFERKVHVSLPGETRANGTLFAVVYVHKAGVSPLEDSREVHYAVQLTTYITSSRTDVQKDKEKNPVSHWRPHLSLTVMSEDFTFTKAGLPSDVRRYMRVSQEGRQMMYLPLLMVNELNFRVRDLMEISSSTVQLPLTVSYEGISLRGFRFWVHLQDMVYSLQQFGFTEKNIDEIKEALVGSNLYLLVLTALITALQLICEFLALKNDISSWRKKKSMAGMSRKTVLWRSLGTLLIFLYLLEETSLLVLLPVGLGACVEVWKVFTVFKIQIQCKGNKLHVNKLDEEERKTVEYDTQASRYLSYLVYPLCISGAVFSLAYLRQKSYYSWLISTLVTGVYAFGFLSMAPQLYINHKLKSVSHLQGTVLMYRGVNTLISDLCSCASFFSSSGSFSSSHQLSCFRDELLFFLYLYQRSRFASKPRKREPVPHTKKVKTQ
- the LOC100700217 gene encoding cleft lip and palate transmembrane protein 1-like protein isoform X2 translates to MFPSCYSKPADSGSKRSSIAKLLLGVFVVYMLHTAWLLYGFLNTKSCDGGGEHCITSYLAARPRLQMSVFTCLVPDNSPLELAVKIDPFDPHSRFERKVHVSLPGETRANGTLFAVVYVHKAGVSPLEDSREVHYAVQLTTYITSSRTDVQKDKEKNPVSHWRPHLSLTVMSEDFTFTKAGLPSDVRRYMRVSQEGRQMMYLPLLMVNELNFRVRDLMEISSSTVQLPLTVSYEGISLRGFRFWVHLQDMVYSLQQFGFTEKNIDEIKEALVGSNLYLLVLTALITALQLICEFLALKNDISSWRKKKSMAGMSRKTVLWRSLGTLLIFLYLLEETSLLVLLPVGLGACVEVWKVFTVFKIQIQCKGNKLHVNKLDEEERKTVEYDTQASRYLSYLVYPLCISGAVFSLAYLRQKSYYSWLISTLVTGVYAFGFLSMAPQLYINHKLKSVSHLQGTVLMYRGVNTLISDLCSCASFFSSSGSFSSSHQLSCFRDELLFFLYLYQRSRFASKPRKREPVPHTKKVKTQ
- the LOC100700217 gene encoding cleft lip and palate transmembrane protein 1-like protein isoform X3, coding for MEGESTALPPIWQPDPDYRKVHVSLPGETRANGTLFAVVYVHKAGVSPLEDSREVHYAVQLTTYITSSRTDVQKDKEKNPVSHWRPHLSLTVMSEDFTFTKAGLPSDVRRYMRVSQEGRQMMYLPLLMVNELNFRVRDLMEISSSTVQLPLTVSYEGISLRGFRFWVHLQDMVYSLQQFGFTEKNIDEIKEALVGSNLYLLVLTALITALQLICEFLALKNDISSWRKKKSMAGMSRKTVLWRSLGTLLIFLYLLEETSLLVLLPVGLGACVEVWKVFTVFKIQIQCKGNKLHVNKLDEEERKTVEYDTQASRYLSYLVYPLCISGAVFSLAYLRQKSYYSWLISTLVTGVYAFGFLSMAPQLYINHKLKSVSHLQGTVLMYRGVNTLISDLCSCASFFSSSGSFSSSHQLSCFRDELLFFLYLYQRSRFASKPRKREPVPHTKKVKTQ